In Naumovozyma castellii chromosome 1, complete genome, one DNA window encodes the following:
- the NCAS0A15020 gene encoding uncharacterized protein (ancestral locus Anc_7.512), producing MTVMELKKEIPMGRRKYACVECRQQKSKCDANDKAPNPCSKCARKGVPCILKKDFRRTYKRARNEAIEKRFKELAAGLSSLSSEEIVRRIEHERELLSRGNIGDEPNIRDTDLPYQKTSLDEKLSTVQSQVKQETLPPSQELTEEQLRCTSKTLVDVTVSTEEINELFQEFSINYQQFLPIVDLSKGAEKIYALSPCLFWVILLTSMRRKPKYSELMARLSVLVKSVLAEITISPIIRYTPTDQDEPILNVASVYSVQAFLLYTLWPPLTSSLSADTSWNTIGTAMFQALRVGLNCVEFSDQYVTANNELVTEQNRTWICCNIVSQIAASSFGFPAYVSFDHTVLHPSVDLTIPNALKHMVQIVHFENQMNSTLNSNAADLSGVVSAQEKVPLLLVLNQQLRQLERVLHENTFDDMRKFQVLVARVHLLSYYFTDDISNHKPNDEDIRRMSLNDIESNFQTKHGLVRVYNAAIELLDHVNLMTQRNSDVVKYFPGIFVLNIWQAACIISKLVHSSLSSVLDIEKGKRAYDDAILATLTASVVKHDMSYRFSGIMKSMWNMFANIYSDWKKDKVSEEERLCNDFNLEITVKSRLSVSVFFDCLFIIKERCGLDKLRRELRQKEGGADIISNEKNTEDVERRLSDDTNPEEKAREIINTIPLDPHPINASEGSNVNTPSTQNTMLSLNRILNKGSPRNNLEAPILNETSLFSERIIPSSIQPSQRQSNERNDGHPNILLDSIQPNAEYNSMPVLSSNALHTQQQITTGAGPQSEGPGLNGTVMDYLETLESENIWKDVDMLMNEFAFNPTI from the coding sequence ATGACTGTCATGGAgttaaagaaagaaattcCTATGGGGAGAAGGAAATACGCATGTGTAGAATGTAGGCAACAAAAATCGAAATGCGATGCCAATGATAAAGCACCAAATCCTTGCTCTAAATGTGCTAGAAAGGGTGTCCCCTgtatattgaagaaagattttAGAAGAACTTATAAACGGGCACGAAATGAGGCCATAGAGAAGCGATTTAAAGAGCTGGCTGCTGGTCTAAGCTCTTTAAGTTCCGAGGAAATAgtaagaagaattgaacaCGAGAGGGAATTATTGTCGAGAGGAAACATTGGTGATGAGCCAAATATAAGAGATACAGATCTCCCGTACCAAAAAACGTCACTAGATGAAAAGCTATCAACTGTTCAGTCCCAAGTAAAGCAGGAAACGCTGCCGCCCAGCCAGGAGCTAACAGAAGAACAACTTCGATGCACATCCAAGACGTTGGTTGATGTAACAGTATCAACCGAAGAGATTAATGAgttatttcaagaattcaGCATTAATtatcaacaatttttaCCTATTGTAGATCTTTCTAAAGGTGCTGAGAAAATATATGCATTGTCACCATGTTTATTTTGGGTGATTTTATTGACATCCATGAGGAGAAAGCCTAAATATTCTGAGTTAATGGCAAGATTATCAGTTCTTGTTAAATCTGTGCTAGCAGAAATAACTATTTCTCCAATAATACGATACACACCTACAGATCAGGACGAACCAATATTAAATGTGGCCTCTGTATACTCTGTCCAAGCATTTCTGTTATATACGTTATGGCCTCCACTAACGTCCTCTTTGAGTGCTGATACATCTTGGAATACAATCGGGACGGCAATGTTCCAGGCACTAAGAGTTGGACTAAACTGTGTAGAGTTTTCAGATCAATATGTCACCGCAAACAATGAACTGGTAACAGAACAAAATAGAACTTGGATATGCTGCAACATCGTCTCTCAAATTGCAGCATCATCCTTTGGATTTCCTGCGTATGTATCATTCGATCATACTGTTCTTCATCCCTCCGTCGACCTAACGATACCCAATGCATTAAAACACATGGTACAGATTGTTCACTTTGAGAACCAAATGAATAGTACTCTCAATTCGAACGCCGCCGATCTTTCTGGGGTAGTTTCAGCACAGGAAAAAGTGCCTTTGCTTTTAGTACTTAACCAACAACTACGTCAATTGGAAAGAGTACTACACGAAAACACATTTGATGACATGAGGAAGTTTCAAGTATTGGTTGCTCGGGTACATTTATTGTCATATTATTTTACTGATGATATCTCCAACCATAAAccaaatgatgaagatattagGAGAATGAGTCTTAATGATATTGAGTCGAATTTTCAGACCAAACATGGCCTTGTTCGAGTTTATAATGCGGCGATTGAGTTGCTAGATCATGTCAATTTAATGACTCAAAGAAATTCTGATGTCGTTAAATACTTCCCAGGTATTTTTGTACTGAATATTTGGCAAGCTGCATGCATCATAAGTAAACTGGTTCATTCTTCCCTTTCCTCTGTTTTGGATATCGAGAAAGGTAAGCGCGCTTATGATGATGCTATTTTAGCTACTTTAACTGCATCAGTGGTAAAGCATGATATGTCGTATAGGTTTTCTGGAATTATGAAAAGTATGTGGAATATGTTtgcaaatatatattctgaTTGGAAAAAGGATAAAGTATCAGAAGAGGAAAGGCTATGCAATGATTTCAACTTGGAAATTACTGTGAAGTCAAGACTTTCAGTGAGTGTCTTTTTTGACTGTTTATTTATCATCAAAGAGAGATGTGGTTTGGATAAATTGAGAAGAGAGTTGCGCCAAAAGGAGGGAGGAGCtgatattatttcaaatgaaaaaaacaCTGAAGATGTTGAACGTAGATTATCAGATGATACAAACCCAGAAGAGAAAGCTAGAGAGATTATAAACACTATCCCATTAGATCCACATCCAATCAATGCAAGTGAAGGAAGCAATGTTAATACTCCAAGTACCCAAAATACCATGCTATCCTTGAACCGGATATTGAACAAAGGGTCACCGCGTAATAATTTGGAGGCACCAATACTTAATGAgacatcattattttctgaAAGGATTATACCAAGTTCAATACAACCCTCCCAAAGACAATCTAACGAAAGAAACGACGGACACCCTAATATCCTGTTGGACTCGATCCAACCAAACGCGGAATACAATTCCATGCCAGTACTAAGCAGTAATGCGTTGCATACACAACAACAGATTACCACGGGTGCAGGCCCTCAGAGCGAAGGTCCTGGCTTGAACGGGACGGTAATGGACTACTTGGAAACCTTAGAGTCCGAGAATATTTGGAAGGACGTCGATATGttaatgaatgaatttgCATTTAATCCAACTATATAA
- the GCD11 gene encoding translation initiation factor eIF2 subunit gamma (ancestral locus Anc_7.513), with protein sequence MTDLQDQEPSIIINGDLNPEEEIPVEETAFDEQEQDQDEKPKKKVAFTGLDEGESEEEQRKREFEEGGGLPEQPENPDFSKLNPLSAEIINRQATINIGTIGHVAHGKSTVVRAISGVQTVRFKDELERNITIKLGYANAKIYKCQNPDCPAPDCYRSFKSDKEISPKCQRPGCEGRYKLVRHVSFVDCPGHDILMSTMLSGAAVMDAALLLIAGNESCPQPQTSEHLAAIEIMKLNHVIILQNKVDLMREESALEHEKSILKFIRGTIADGAPIVPISAQLKYNIDAVNEFIVKTIPVPPRDFMISPRLIVIRSFDVNKPGAEIDDLKGGVAGGSILNGVFKLGDEIEIRPGIVTKDDKGKILCKPIFSNIVSLFAEQNDLKFAVPGGLIGVGTKVDPTLCRADRLVGQVVGAKGHLPNIYTDIEINYFLLRRLLGVKTDGQKQAKVRKLETNEVLMVNIGSTATGARVVAVKADMARLQLTSPACTEVNEKIALSRRIEKHWRLIGWATIKKGTTLEPVA encoded by the coding sequence ATGACTGACTTACAAGACCAAGAGCCAAGTATAATTATTAATGGGGATTTAAAcccagaagaagaaatccCCGTTGAAGAAACTGCCTTCgatgaacaagaacaagacCAAGATGAaaaaccaaagaagaaggttgCCTTCACTGGCCTAGATGAAGGAGAATCCGAGgaagaacaaagaaaaCGTGAATTCGAAGAAGGTGGTGGATTACCAGAACAACCTGAGAATCCAGATTTCTCTAAACTGAACCCTCTTTCTGCGGAAATTATCAATAGACAAGCCACCATTAATATTGGTACCATTGGTCATGTTGCTCACGGTAAATCTACTGTAGTGAGAGCCATTTCTGGTGTTCAAACGGTTCGTTTTAAGGATGAATTGGAGCGTAATATTACCATTAAGTTAGGTTATGCCAACGCAAAGATTTATAAGTGTCAAAACCCAGACTGTCCTGCCCCAGATTGTTATAGATCATTCAAGTCAGACAAAGAAATTTCACCAAAATGTCAAAGACCAGGCTGTGAGGGTCGTTATAAACTAGTGCGTCACGTTTCCTTTGTTGATTGTCCAGGTCACGATATTTTAATGAGTACTATGTTGTCAGGTGCTGCTGTTATGGATGCAGCATTGTTATTAATTGCTGGTAACGAATCTTGTCCACAACCCCAAACTTCAGAACATTTGGCAGCCATTGAAattatgaaattaaacCATGTGATTATCTTACAAAATAAAGTGGATTTAATGCGTGAAGAAAGTGCATTGGAACATGAAAAATCTATTCTAAAGTTTATCAGAGGTACCATTGCTGACGGAGCACCAATCGTACCAATTTCAGctcaattgaaatataatattgatGCAGTTAACGAATTCATTGTCAAGACCATCCCAGTTCCACCAAGAGATTTCATGATCTCTCCACGTTTGATCGTTATTCGTTCATTTGATGTTAATAAACCAGGTGCcgaaattgatgatttgaagGGTGGTGTTGCTGGTGGGTCCATCTTGAACGGTGTCTTCAAATTAggtgatgaaattgaaattagaCCTGGTATTGTTACCAAAGATGATAAGGGTAAGATTTTATGTAAACCAATTTTCTCTAACATTGTCTCATTATTTGCCGAACAAAATGATTTGAAGTTTGCAGTTCCAGGTGGTCTGATTGGTGTAGGTACTAAAGTCGATCCAACCCTTTGTAGAGCTGATCGTCTTGTTGGTCAAGTTGTTGGTGCAAAAGGCCATTTGCCAAATATTTACAcagatattgaaattaattatttccTATTACGTCGTCTATTAGGTGTTAAGACTGATGGCCAAAAACAAGCAAAGGTTAGAAAGTTAGAAACGAATGAAGTCTTAATGGTCAATATTGGTTCTACTGCTACTGGTGCTCGTGTCGTTGCCGTTAAAGCTGATATGGCAAGATTACAACTAACATCCCCAGCTTGTACTGAggttaatgaaaaaattgctCTTTCTAGACGTATTGAGAAGCATTGGCGTCTGATTGGTTGGGCTACTATTAAAAAGGGTACTACATTAGAACCAGTAGCCTAA
- the ORC4 gene encoding origin recognition complex subunit 4 (ancestral locus Anc_7.516) — protein sequence MTQVADDHDLGRDQVLNSGEQNGYAVDTAIIPRLLPISETMDATPNSTPSKKRKKLLSSPMKKIRLLTRKTLLESNKTDAKSQLSEIESPFKEFQNYMLRHLYQTLPSPEVTVYPYLRDTQQEIDRILKQSIIQKESHSAILVGPRNSYKTFLLNHELNLLSKKYNRQFITIRLNGFVHSETTAINSIATQLEEELTRLHHNNSTSSAEESISSGSNTEVFEKVLRLLDSTSVISKEGNDSRTTGGKNITKITVIFIFDEIDTFAGPVRQTLLYNLFDMVEHARVPVCIFGCTTKLNILEYLEKRVRSRFSQRVIYMPQVQGLDNFIENVSSMLTLPAKKNKESNWLTEWNTCVEKLLSNENCPLYKALKTNYETFNSLTYFKNGFVTLVREANNFESLLEKLNDATPITSYNSQLLNNSLTSIIRSLSDLELAILISSARVIMKTKDETTNFNLSYAEYQQIVKGMNARIPTIVPSSEQTSPFRQPASTSASPVKNFDQTIKQWKKSDVKNIWESLLNLNLLIEKSALGLKETSLQAYFANNNHLQTAIIPFDLRPYQLSVTLQELRRVVPRSSIYYSWTQL from the coding sequence ATGACACAGGTAGCTGATGATCATGATTTGGGACGAGATCAAGTCTTGAACAGCGGAGAGCAAAATGGGTACGCGGTCGATACCGCTATAATTCCAAGATTACTACCTATAAGTGAAACTATGGATGCTACACCTAACTCTACCCCATCcaagaagaggaaaaaattGTTATCAAGCccaatgaagaaaattagGCTATTGACTAGAAAAACCCTGTTAGAAAGCAATAAAACCGATGCGAAAAGTCAGTTAAGTGAAATTGAATCACCTTTCAAAGAGTTTCAAAACTATATGCTACGCCACTTGTACCAAACGTTACCAAGTCCTGAAGTAACAGTGTACCCGTATTTGAGAGACACGCAACAGGAAATTGATAGAATCTTGAAACAATCTATAATTCAAAAGGAATCACATTCTGCAATTTTGGTAGGCCCTAGAAATAGTTATAAGACGTTCCTTTTAAATCATGagttaaatttattatcgAAGAAATATAACCGGCAGTTTATTACTATAAGACTGAATGGGTTTGTTCACTCTGAAACTACTGCCATTAACAGTATTGCAACTCAActggaagaagaattgacaAGATTGCatcataataatagtaCCAGCTCAGCAGAGGAAAGTATCAGTAGTGGTTCCAATACtgaagtttttgaaaaggttCTTCGATTATTAGATTCAACAAGTGTCATTTCTAAAGAAGGCAATGATAGCAGGACAACTGGCGGCAAAAATATTACTAAGATAACGGTTATCTTCATATTTGATGAGATCGATACATTTGCCGGACCGGTAAGGCAGACATTATTGTACAACTTATTTGATATGGTAGAACATGCAAGGGTACCAGTTTGTATCTTTGGATGTACAACAAAACTGAACATCcttgaatatttggaaaaaagAGTGAGAAGTAGATTTTCCCAACGTGTGATCTATATGCCTCAAGTTCAAGGGCTAGATAACTTCATTGAgaatgtttcttcaatgctTACTTTGCCTGctaagaaaaataaagagAGCAATTGGTTGACAGAATGGAACACTTGTGTtgagaaattattatcaaatgaaAACTGTCCTCTTTATAAAGCTTTAAAGACCAATTATGAAACATTCAATTCTCTAACTTACTTCAAGAATGGATTTGTTACATTAGTACGGGAAGCCAACAATTTTGAGTCCCTGCTAGAGAAATTGAACGACGCTACGCCTATTACTTCATATAACAGTCagttattgaataataGTCTTACCTCTATTATAAGATCATTATCAGATCTAGAATTGGCAATCTTAATATCTTCAGCACGtgtaataatgaaaacgaAAGACGAAACTACAAATTTCAACCTCTCATATGCAGAATATCAACAAATAGTCAAGGGAATGAATGCCAGAATACCCACTATTGTGCCCTCATCTGAACAGACATCGCCTTTCAGGCAACCAGCGTCCACTTCAGCATCCCCTGTCAAGAACTTCGATCAAACCATAAAGCAATGGAAGAAATCTGATGTGAAGAACATATGGGAGTCcttattaaatttgaatttactgattgaaaaatctgCTCTGGGATTGAAAGAGACCTCTTTACAGGCATATTTCgccaataataatcatcTACAGACCGCAATCATCCCCTTTGATTTGAGGCCCTATCAATTAAGCGTAACCTTACAAGAACTAAGACGGGTCGTGCCTAGATCCTCAATTTACTACTCCTGGACTCAATTGTAA
- the SGV1 gene encoding cyclin-dependent serine/threonine protein kinase SGV1 (ancestral locus Anc_7.515) has product MTEPNSKTSISPETGLQQTPNEIAPTEFKYKIGKVKQTPTVQVDPKSGLSYIVLKAKPTEKVYGCTKFANNYREDKKLGQGTFGEVYEGVHLATQRQIAMKKILVNVEKDLFPITAQREIVILKRLNHKNIIKLIEMVYDYAPDSSSSRAAEVKSLSTAAGPPASPSKHFYMILPYMVADLSGILHNPRITLEMPDIKNIMLQVLEGVNYIHCQKFMHRDIKAANILIDHNGILKLADFGLARTYYGSPPNLKYPGGAGSGAKYTSVVVTRWYRAPELVLGDKHYTTAVDIWGVGCVFAELFEKKPILQGSSDIDQGHIIFKLMGTPTEEEWKLAHYLPGSELTRTNYKSTIDERFGKWLDKSGLDFLKGLLALDPYKRLTAMSAVKHEFFKEEPLPSTTLSLPCEESHEADIKRYKEETHQAMSTKAPSAPQGHIIERSHSSTRVAALPRGPVMDRKMKPTGPNEQRQPPSVSHPRPDYSRYSQTKQQNTGNGYADPHHKYPVTNYSLKKRPYNNTPSYDSYNRAPLENEAKPQSRPSVQSRYNNATITLPLPKAPARAIPSKPVAHPATPSANKSPPRGPATSRYNSSMGRPTPVESAVQTTTKNSNTRKEGSLFGRVGVNIETSNPRNPETASNRRTSNTRMKRKQNFDEDQGDYDEQGDIADLY; this is encoded by the coding sequence ATGACAGAGCCAAATAGCAAGACATCTATTTCCCCTGAAACAGGCCTGCAACAGACTCCCAATGAAATAGCTCCTACCGAATTTAAATACAAAATAGGGAAAGTGAAACAGACACCGACGGTTCAAGTTGATCCGAAATCCGGCTTGAGTTACATTGTACTGAAGGCAAAACCAACTGAAAAAGTATATGGTTGTACCAAATTTGCCAATAATTATAGAGAGGACAAGAAACTAGGTCAAGGTACTTTCGGTGAAGTTTACGAGGGTGTCCACCTTGCCACACAGAGACAAATTgcaatgaagaaaatattggtCAATGTTGAAAAGGACCTTTTCCCAATTACAGCACAACGTGAAATCGTtatattgaaaaggttgaatcataaaaatattattaaactGATAGAAATGGTATATGATTATGCACCagattcatcatcttcaagaGCAGCTGAAGTAAAGAGTCTTTCCACGGCTGCCGGGCCACCAGCGTCACCTTCAAAACATTTCTATATGATATTACCGTATATGGTAGCAGATTTATCTGGTATTTTACATAACCCGAGGATAACACTAGAAATGCCtgatattaagaatatAATGTTGCAAGTATTGGAAGGTGTCAATTACATTCATTGTCAAAAATTCATGCATAGAGATATTAAGGCGgcaaatatattaatagaTCATAACGgtattttgaaattggcaGACTTCGGATTGGCTAGAACCTATTACGGTTCACCACCCAATTTAAAGTATCCTGGTGGAGCCGGATCAGGAGCTAAATATACCTCAGTGGTAGTAACGAGATGGTACAGAGCTCCGGAATTGGTTCTTGGGGACAAACACTATACAACTGCCGTAGATATATGGGGCGTTGGCTGTGTGTTTgctgaattatttgaaaagaaaccCATACTCCAAGGTTCCTCTGATATAGATCAAGGCCatattatattcaaattaatgGGTACTCCAACAGAGGAAGAATGGAAGTTGGCACATTACCTTCCAGGTTCAGAGTTGACAAGGACTAATTACAAAAGtacaattgatgaaagGTTTGGCAAGTGGTTGGATAAGTCAGGTTTAGATTTTTTGAAAGGTCTGCTTGCCTTAGATCCTTATAAGAGATTAACAGCCATGTCGGCAGTTAAACATGAATTCTTTAAGGAGGAACCATTACCATCTACAACCTTGAGCTTACCATGCGAAGAAAGTCATGAAGCAGATATCAAACGTTATAAGGAAGAAACGCATCAAGCGATGTCTACAAAAGCGCCATCTGCACCTCAAGGTCATATTATCGAACGATCACATTCTTCAACTAGGGTTGCTGCACTTCCTAGAGGACCAGTAATGGATAGAAAAATGAAACCGACTGGTCCAAATGAACAGCGACAACCACCTTCTGTATCACATCCAAGGCCCGACTACTCTCGTTATTCTCAAACAAAGCAACAAAATACCGGTAATGGATATGCCGACCCTCATCATAAATACCCAGTGACAAACTACTCACTGAAAAAGCGTCCATACAACAACACACCATCCTATGATTCATATAATAGAGCACCTTTGGAAAACGAGGCAAAACCCCAATCTCGACCATCTGTTCAAAGTCGTTATAATAATGCAACCATCACATTACCACTTCCTAAGGCACCTGCAAGGGCCATTCCTTCAAAGCCGGTTGCTCATCCTGCAACTCCTTCTGCAAATAAGTCTCCTCCAAGAGGGCCTGCAACTTCGAGATATAATAGTTCGATGGGGCGCCCAACTCCGGTAGAGTCAGCCGTTCAAACTACTACAAAAAACAGTAACACAAGGAAAGAAGGTTCTTTATTTGGTAGAGTTGGTGTAAATATAGAAACATCCAATCCACGAAATCCTGAGACAGCATCCAATAGACGAACATCTAATACCAGaatgaagaggaaacaaAATTTTGACGAAGATCAGGGAGATTACGACGAGCAAGGTGATATTGCAGATTTGTATTga